One Paenibacillus sp. FSL W8-0186 genomic window carries:
- a CDS encoding DUF4317 domain-containing protein, with the protein MIKKEILHIRKQFKLDHDLLNIHDILNVYIMKESNEIYHWERQAFALLDREKQELYMGNFKKLLTGEFDQKLFELKFQEEEVEEPTRLLLHQALVTGDPEEWQDLLLLLVDKMLVDVKYERDTVVTFVRGQYYQPTKGRNEETEESEKNEVFAHPFILCSVNSTEQQRKTLLFDYVEREFKYNVNVDPIIKLSSPEQGFFYPSVTDNYSDVNRILYCTGKANEPNSHFIEQVLNAERSVTAREERAIFEDIVKEVTGEQLDATTLANVYEEIHRVIETNEEEEEPPKLDYKDVEQVLTVSGVKNVTTEKVERAFETIVDDRNYELKASSVMPKFTSKSIKIDTKVAMISVSPQDLKYVKQVNYQGKRCILIEVDEDAVIEGFTLSTETI; encoded by the coding sequence ATGATAAAGAAAGAAATCTTACATATACGCAAGCAATTTAAGCTGGATCACGATTTGCTGAACATTCACGACATTCTCAACGTGTATATTATGAAGGAAAGCAACGAAATCTATCATTGGGAGCGGCAGGCGTTCGCCTTATTGGACAGAGAGAAGCAAGAGTTGTATATGGGTAATTTCAAGAAACTGCTGACGGGTGAATTCGATCAAAAGTTGTTCGAGTTGAAGTTTCAGGAGGAAGAAGTGGAGGAGCCGACGCGGTTACTGCTTCACCAGGCTTTGGTGACTGGTGATCCGGAGGAATGGCAGGACCTGCTGCTGCTGTTGGTGGACAAAATGCTAGTGGATGTCAAATATGAACGGGATACGGTGGTCACGTTCGTTCGCGGACAATACTATCAGCCGACCAAGGGCAGAAATGAAGAGACCGAGGAGAGCGAGAAAAATGAAGTATTCGCGCATCCGTTCATTCTGTGCAGCGTGAATTCCACGGAGCAGCAACGGAAAACTCTTTTGTTTGATTATGTAGAAAGAGAATTTAAATACAACGTCAATGTAGACCCGATCATCAAGCTCAGTTCGCCGGAGCAAGGGTTCTTCTATCCCAGTGTGACGGACAACTATTCCGATGTAAACCGCATTCTGTATTGTACGGGGAAAGCGAATGAACCGAACTCGCATTTCATCGAACAGGTCTTGAATGCCGAAAGATCCGTGACGGCACGGGAAGAGAGAGCGATCTTCGAAGATATCGTGAAGGAAGTGACGGGTGAACAACTGGACGCGACTACCCTTGCAAATGTGTATGAGGAAATTCATCGAGTGATTGAAACTAACGAGGAGGAGGAAGAGCCTCCGAAGCTGGATTATAAAGATGTGGAGCAAGTGCTAACGGTAAGTGGTGTAAAGAACGTGACGACTGAAAAAGTGGAACGGGCGTTTGAAACGATCGTCGATGATAGGAACTATGAATTGAAGGCGAGCAGCGTTATGCCAAAATTTACGTCAAAGTCTATTAAGATCGATACTAAGGTTGCCATGATTTCGGTTAGCCCGCAGGATTTAAAGTATGTGAAGCAGGTGAATTATCAAGGAAAACGATGTATCCTGATTGAGGTTGACGAAGATGCCGTCATCGAAGGATTTACGCTCAGTACAGAGACGATATAG
- a CDS encoding YitT family protein: MKQRIIDMSSLIVGAFLFALAVNLFVIPNDLGEGGVTGLTIIFYYLFGWSPGLMNLILNGILLVVGYKFLDKKTMGYTIIAVMLNSIFLHLTESWNINSNELWINTIFGGVFAGAGIGMIVRVGGTTAGSVILARITNKYLDWNISYGLLFFDLIVACSSFFIIGAKGLMCTIVLLFTATKVMEFIIEGLNPKKAVTIISTKQDHIARHVVEKMDRGVTVLSGYGYYTKDSKEILYIIISKKEVSMLKEIVHTEDMNAFITIQDVRDVFGEGFLELSK; encoded by the coding sequence ATGAAACAAAGAATTATTGACATGTCCTCACTTATTGTGGGGGCTTTCTTGTTTGCACTGGCAGTGAATTTATTTGTCATCCCCAATGATCTGGGCGAAGGCGGGGTTACGGGGCTTACGATTATTTTCTACTATTTGTTTGGCTGGTCGCCAGGGCTGATGAACCTGATTCTGAACGGGATTCTGCTCGTTGTTGGCTACAAGTTCCTGGATAAGAAAACAATGGGCTACACGATTATTGCTGTGATGCTTAATTCGATTTTTCTGCATTTGACGGAGAGTTGGAACATTAATTCCAATGAATTATGGATCAACACGATCTTCGGCGGTGTATTTGCCGGGGCTGGGATCGGCATGATTGTTCGCGTGGGCGGTACAACGGCGGGGAGCGTCATTCTGGCCCGGATCACTAATAAATATCTGGATTGGAACATCAGCTACGGGCTGTTGTTTTTTGACCTGATTGTAGCCTGTTCGTCTTTTTTCATTATTGGGGCCAAAGGTTTGATGTGTACGATTGTATTGCTATTTACCGCCACCAAAGTAATGGAATTTATCATTGAAGGACTCAATCCGAAAAAGGCAGTTACCATCATTTCTACCAAGCAGGATCATATTGCGCGCCATGTGGTTGAGAAGATGGATCGCGGGGTAACCGTGCTGTCCGGCTACGGGTATTATACGAAGGATTCCAAAGAAATTCTGTATATCATTATCAGCAAGAAGGAAGTTTCTATGCTCAAAGAAATCGTACACACCGAGGATATGAATGCATTTATTACCATCCAGGATGTTCGCGATGTCTTTGGGGAAGGCTTCCTTGAGCTATCCAAGTAA
- a CDS encoding 2,3-diaminopropionate biosynthesis protein SbnB, translating to MLYLDNNHLQTIGLCWKELEIRIVEALRLIDSGDYAQPIKPYLRYGNPANRIIAMPAYVGGTVQAAGLKWIASFPGNTLSGLPRAHSVLLLNKVDTGVPYAILNSPLPSVARTVAVSAVMLRHYLQARPGAGRVRVGIIGFGPVGQHHYDMCGKLFGECIDEVLIYDIRGAKLGTHVIDEADADYRGRTRFAESWQELYSSCNVIITCTVSDHRYIDQPPLAGSLLLDVSLRDYKVSALEQIQGIVVDDWDEVCRENTDIELLHLERGLAKDGTCSLADVVCRDALGKYTEDESILFCPMGMAVFDIATAAYWVEKAQSLGIGLDLGIA from the coding sequence ATGCTTTATTTGGACAATAATCATCTGCAGACTATCGGGTTGTGCTGGAAGGAGCTGGAGATTCGCATCGTAGAGGCGCTGCGGCTCATAGATTCAGGCGATTATGCGCAGCCCATCAAGCCTTACCTCCGCTACGGCAATCCGGCTAACCGCATTATCGCGATGCCCGCTTATGTCGGGGGAACCGTGCAAGCGGCGGGCCTGAAATGGATCGCCAGTTTTCCCGGTAATACGTTAAGCGGACTGCCGAGAGCGCATAGCGTGCTACTGCTTAATAAGGTCGATACAGGCGTGCCTTACGCCATTCTGAACTCACCACTGCCGAGTGTGGCCAGGACGGTTGCCGTAAGTGCGGTCATGCTGCGCCATTATTTGCAGGCGCGCCCTGGCGCAGGGCGGGTACGGGTTGGCATCATTGGTTTTGGACCGGTTGGACAGCATCATTATGACATGTGCGGCAAGCTGTTCGGGGAATGTATTGACGAGGTTCTTATCTACGATATTAGAGGAGCCAAGCTGGGGACCCATGTTATAGACGAAGCAGATGCAGACTATCGCGGCCGTACACGGTTCGCTGAGAGCTGGCAGGAGCTGTACAGCAGCTGCAATGTCATCATAACGTGTACCGTTAGCGATCACCGTTACATCGACCAGCCGCCGCTTGCCGGCAGCCTGCTGCTTGATGTGTCCCTGCGCGACTATAAAGTATCGGCTCTGGAGCAAATACAGGGCATCGTCGTCGATGATTGGGATGAGGTATGCCGTGAAAACACCGATATCGAGCTGCTGCACCTGGAGCGGGGACTTGCGAAGGACGGTACATGTTCGCTGGCCGATGTCGTCTGCCGGGATGCTCTGGGAAAGTATACAGAGGATGAGTCTATTTTATTTTGCCCGATGGGGATGGCCGTGTTCGATATAGCAACAGCAGCCTACTGGGTGGAGAAAGCGCAGTCGCTAGGGATCGGATTGGATTTGGGGATCGCCTAA
- the sbnA gene encoding 2,3-diaminopropionate biosynthesis protein SbnA has translation MAKDWLSCIGNTPLVQLSRLFANDRGITVHAKLEMLNPNGSAKDRPAVRIISAALELGLIGPGSVIVESSSGNMAISLAAICSRLGMRFISVVDPKTAPQNIRIMRAYGADVELVEQPDPETGEFLPARLNRVKQLVQSIPNSFWPNQYANENNYLSHKDGTMREIIAELGQVDYVIGGVSTCGTMLGCATFVKEQQLDTTIVAVDAVGSVILGGTKGKRFFPGLGAGIVPPFNQSKFTDNTIQVKEADMVTGCRMLVQHEAILAGPSSGAVVYALKEALFHEIPDNSVCVVILHDRGERYMDTVYNDEWVAQHLNAGSL, from the coding sequence ATGGCCAAAGATTGGCTTTCTTGTATCGGTAACACCCCGCTTGTTCAGCTCTCCCGCCTCTTCGCCAACGATCGCGGCATTACCGTCCACGCCAAACTTGAAATGCTGAATCCGAACGGAAGCGCCAAGGATCGCCCCGCTGTGCGTATTATTTCGGCAGCATTGGAACTAGGCTTAATCGGTCCCGGCTCGGTCATTGTCGAATCCAGCTCGGGCAATATGGCGATCAGTCTGGCTGCCATCTGCTCCCGGCTGGGTATGCGCTTCATTAGCGTTGTAGATCCAAAAACAGCGCCCCAAAATATCCGCATCATGCGTGCTTATGGGGCCGATGTCGAGCTTGTGGAGCAGCCTGACCCTGAAACCGGCGAGTTCCTTCCGGCCAGATTGAACAGGGTCAAACAGCTCGTCCAGAGTATCCCGAACAGCTTCTGGCCCAACCAGTATGCGAATGAAAACAACTATCTGTCTCATAAAGATGGGACAATGCGGGAAATTATTGCCGAGCTGGGTCAAGTCGACTACGTTATAGGCGGCGTCAGCACCTGCGGGACGATGCTGGGCTGCGCCACCTTCGTCAAGGAGCAGCAGCTGGATACTACAATCGTCGCTGTCGACGCCGTTGGCAGCGTCATTCTTGGCGGAACGAAAGGCAAGCGCTTCTTTCCCGGCCTTGGCGCCGGCATCGTTCCCCCATTTAACCAAAGCAAATTTACGGACAATACCATTCAGGTCAAAGAAGCCGATATGGTAACGGGCTGCCGCATGCTGGTGCAGCATGAAGCCATCCTCGCTGGTCCTTCTTCAGGTGCAGTCGTTTATGCCCTTAAAGAAGCTCTATTCCATGAAATACCGGATAATTCGGTATGCGTCGTGATCCTCCATGATCGCGGTGAGCGTTATATGGATACGGTGTACAACGATGAATGGGTGGCGCAACATCTGAACGCCGGTTCTCTGTAA
- a CDS encoding TetR/AcrR family transcriptional regulator, with protein MYKEEMLRAAEASFHLHGFERTTMDDIAKQSGFTKRTIYNYFSSKEDLYYAVVLEGFQNLFAAMESVVDSSKNGFENVQAAIESFYRFYEDHRDTFLLMNYLGHIRSDKKESPIYDQLVRFKREGLIKFMQIIENGKMDGSIQPEVDAEMFTYSLIFLLSGFFQELTSSGNTYTERYGLQQKQFSSYVYELLHSAFMNKLQQPANPT; from the coding sequence ATGTATAAGGAAGAAATGCTTCGAGCAGCAGAAGCGAGTTTTCACCTTCATGGGTTCGAGAGAACGACAATGGACGATATTGCGAAACAATCAGGCTTTACAAAAAGGACCATTTATAATTATTTTTCGAGCAAAGAAGATTTATATTATGCCGTTGTACTGGAAGGATTTCAGAACTTGTTTGCAGCGATGGAAAGCGTGGTGGATTCCTCCAAGAATGGGTTCGAAAACGTGCAGGCTGCAATTGAATCATTTTATCGATTTTATGAGGATCATCGGGATACCTTTTTACTGATGAATTATCTCGGACATATCCGGAGCGATAAAAAGGAGAGCCCGATTTACGATCAATTAGTACGCTTCAAGAGGGAGGGTTTGATTAAATTTATGCAAATCATTGAAAATGGGAAAATGGACGGAAGTATTCAACCGGAGGTAGATGCGGAAATGTTCACTTACTCACTCATTTTTCTACTGTCTGGTTTTTTTCAGGAACTCACGTCCAGCGGAAATACGTACACCGAGCGCTACGGGTTGCAGCAGAAGCAGTTTTCCTCGTATGTTTACGAACTATTGCACAGTGCCTTTATGAACAAATTGCAGCAACCAGCCAATCCGACTTGA
- a CDS encoding SDR family NAD(P)-dependent oxidoreductase codes for MAIVVMTGGTSGFGLKCAHQLLGKNGTRLIMGGRSSGPIGAMMFPLDLTRLADVRSFATQVIEALGESKIDALIMNAGISLSTTKERSADGFELTFAVNHLAHYLLLRLLLPYLAEGAVVELTTSGTHDPAEKTMLPVPRHVDARLLAHPELDRERDSEPRIAGGRAYSTSKLCNLLTARALAASPVAAAKRLRVVSYSPGPTPGTGLLRDSPPLVRAMWSAMGWPVIRHLFPRFSSSHTAAKELANLVLGVTEIPQGRIYSVLHRNRLDWPQLSELARRDDLMTALWRDSAILVGLSE; via the coding sequence ATGGCTATAGTTGTCATGACAGGTGGAACTTCAGGTTTCGGCTTGAAATGTGCTCACCAGCTCTTAGGCAAGAATGGAACGCGACTAATCATGGGGGGACGCAGTAGTGGTCCTATAGGTGCAATGATGTTTCCGCTCGATCTGACCCGACTTGCGGATGTACGATCATTTGCAACCCAGGTCATAGAAGCATTAGGCGAGTCAAAAATCGATGCCCTGATAATGAACGCAGGTATATCGCTGTCCACAACGAAAGAGCGTAGTGCTGATGGATTCGAGTTGACATTTGCCGTTAATCACTTGGCGCATTATTTACTCTTACGCCTGTTGCTTCCTTATTTGGCGGAAGGTGCGGTGGTCGAGTTGACGACTAGCGGCACTCACGATCCAGCAGAAAAAACGATGCTTCCCGTGCCGCGGCACGTAGATGCCCGCTTACTGGCACATCCCGAGCTGGATCGTGAGCGCGACAGCGAGCCACGCATCGCCGGCGGTCGCGCGTACTCTACTTCGAAGCTGTGTAATCTGTTGACCGCCCGCGCTTTGGCTGCTAGTCCGGTGGCGGCGGCGAAGCGATTGAGGGTCGTCTCCTATAGTCCAGGGCCGACCCCTGGGACTGGCCTGTTGCGCGATTCACCGCCCTTGGTCCGTGCCATGTGGTCTGCCATGGGATGGCCCGTTATCCGGCATCTCTTCCCGCGCTTCAGCAGCAGTCACACAGCTGCCAAGGAGTTGGCGAATCTAGTACTTGGTGTTACCGAAATCCCGCAAGGACGTATCTATTCCGTCCTGCATAGAAACCGACTTGATTGGCCGCAGCTATCCGAGTTGGCCCGCCGTGACGACTTGATGACAGCGCTGTGGAGAGACAGCGCAATACTGGTCGGTTTGTCGGAATAG
- a CDS encoding helix-turn-helix transcriptional regulator, whose translation MSDYDKKAVGERIRSRRKALGISQEDFAERVGRVPKFCADIERGQTGMSIETMLSICSLLKMSPNQLLLGSSDKTKHYDETELIVNALNQCTEKQRKDAYALLRLFLTAIR comes from the coding sequence ATGAGTGATTACGATAAAAAAGCTGTAGGTGAACGTATCCGATCTCGGCGAAAGGCTCTGGGGATTTCTCAAGAGGATTTTGCCGAAAGAGTAGGCCGTGTTCCCAAATTTTGCGCTGATATAGAACGTGGCCAAACCGGAATGTCGATTGAGACCATGCTTAGTATCTGTTCCCTATTAAAGATGTCTCCCAATCAACTTCTTTTAGGCAGTTCGGATAAAACCAAGCATTATGATGAAACCGAACTGATTGTCAATGCTCTCAATCAGTGTACGGAGAAGCAGCGTAAAGATGCTTATGCCCTATTGAGACTCTTTCTTACCGCTATTCGTTAG
- a CDS encoding aspartyl-phosphate phosphatase Spo0E family protein produces MQEWIELFEIEKQKLNELGNESFVSGIPLHENKALQAQSRKLDELVIQFHKRVI; encoded by the coding sequence ATGCAAGAGTGGATAGAGCTATTTGAAATTGAAAAACAAAAGTTAAATGAACTTGGTAACGAATCTTTTGTGAGTGGAATTCCGCTGCACGAAAATAAAGCGCTCCAAGCCCAGAGCAGGAAATTGGATGAACTGGTTATCCAGTTCCACAAACGAGTGATTTAA
- a CDS encoding serine hydrolase, which yields MGEVQMNSAVFKLISFWIEKLRKEWNIPGIAISVVQKNQVLFSSGFGERNMKEKLPVNTETLFPIASSTKPFTAMALSILLNEQNMDWDTPIKQYWPSFQMQDPYATDHLTLRDIACHRSGLPRHDMVLHNTTLTREEISESLRFLDPSLPVRYVWQYSNIMYILIGFFIEQQTGMTWEEWVKNKIFEPLEMSSTLFSAESLQHLDNYAMPYTAVGDGIIEIPLTNLDIQGPAGSIISNVTDLSAWLSLLLNHGQTHGNSVISEAQLNEMLFPQIVVGPGEFPEIPYTFYGLGWFVEVYRGRKLISHGGNTTGFSTHISFMPDDDIGIVILANMEVTQLPECIAYHMYDQILGLGPIDWNTRFKVKNEQLRQALASMRNSDYSITDIDDPEPSYPISSYLGEFNHPAYGSAVVCEREGSLFLNYKDAELPLYHYNHNIFKVVDERNDAQFLIEFNVNEDGKCDYLNMPLEPTPGVKDISFHLVKK from the coding sequence ATGGGAGAGGTGCAGATGAATTCCGCTGTGTTCAAATTGATTAGCTTTTGGATCGAAAAATTGCGAAAAGAATGGAACATCCCAGGGATCGCCATATCCGTGGTGCAAAAAAATCAGGTTCTGTTTTCCTCAGGTTTTGGGGAAAGAAACATGAAGGAGAAGCTTCCTGTAAATACAGAAACTTTATTTCCCATTGCTTCTTCAACAAAACCATTCACAGCCATGGCTCTCTCCATTTTGTTAAATGAACAGAATATGGATTGGGACACCCCCATTAAGCAGTACTGGCCTTCATTTCAAATGCAAGATCCTTATGCTACAGATCATTTAACTTTACGCGATATTGCCTGTCATCGATCCGGACTGCCGAGGCATGATATGGTCCTCCACAATACAACCCTCACGCGAGAAGAAATTTCCGAAAGTCTTCGATTTCTCGATCCCAGTCTCCCTGTCCGTTATGTGTGGCAGTACTCCAACATTATGTATATATTAATAGGCTTTTTTATCGAACAGCAAACAGGAATGACCTGGGAAGAATGGGTAAAGAACAAGATCTTTGAACCGCTTGAAATGTCCTCCACTCTCTTCTCCGCCGAGAGTTTGCAGCATTTGGACAATTACGCGATGCCCTACACTGCCGTTGGTGATGGAATCATCGAGATCCCACTCACCAATTTAGATATCCAAGGTCCTGCCGGATCTATTATTTCCAATGTAACTGATTTATCTGCCTGGCTTTCTCTACTATTAAATCATGGACAAACCCACGGAAATTCGGTTATTTCAGAAGCGCAGCTCAATGAAATGCTATTTCCTCAAATTGTGGTCGGCCCTGGGGAATTCCCGGAGATTCCCTATACTTTTTACGGTTTAGGGTGGTTCGTTGAAGTATACCGTGGCCGTAAACTGATTAGTCACGGAGGGAATACAACCGGTTTTAGCACTCATATCTCATTTATGCCAGACGACGATATCGGTATCGTAATTTTAGCTAACATGGAAGTAACCCAGCTTCCAGAATGCATCGCCTATCATATGTATGATCAAATTTTAGGCCTAGGACCGATTGACTGGAATACCAGATTCAAGGTTAAGAACGAGCAGCTCCGCCAAGCTCTGGCCAGCATGCGTAATTCCGATTACTCCATCACCGATATTGATGATCCGGAACCTTCATATCCCATATCCAGTTACTTAGGGGAGTTTAACCATCCAGCTTACGGAAGTGCCGTGGTTTGCGAGCGGGAAGGCTCATTATTCTTAAATTATAAAGATGCCGAATTGCCGTTATATCACTATAATCATAACATATTCAAAGTAGTCGACGAACGCAATGATGCCCAGTTTCTGATCGAATTTAACGTCAATGAAGATGGAAAATGCGATTATTTAAACATGCCATTAGAACCCACGCCCGGGGTGAAAGACATTTCGTTCCACTTGGTAAAAAAATAA
- a CDS encoding YheC/YheD family protein: MRFRKKDKWTKDLIMRKEKMLRKHMPPTRIATKEQLHDMLLKYGMVYVKPDGGTQGKGVMRVELSKVGKRRYIYQVGERRREFATYDRAYEAISKEMKGKRHVVQKGIWLLKHKGRPFDIRLMIQRRPRGGFETTGTFTRVAHPRKIVTNGSQGGTIYATDDVLRQFAGTAKRKELYRRMNDLAQRTIKRLRGRFTEIKELGLDYAIDSSLKPWILEVNTLPDAAPFTLLKDKSIVRRIVRYGKAYGKTYKLVCKKAKRGI, translated from the coding sequence ATGAGGTTTCGTAAGAAGGATAAATGGACCAAGGATCTGATTATGCGAAAGGAGAAAATGCTGCGGAAGCATATGCCGCCGACAAGAATCGCCACGAAGGAGCAACTGCATGACATGCTTTTGAAGTACGGAATGGTCTACGTGAAGCCAGATGGCGGGACGCAGGGAAAGGGCGTCATGAGGGTGGAGCTGAGCAAAGTCGGAAAGCGGAGATATATATACCAGGTTGGCGAGCGCAGGCGGGAATTCGCAACCTATGACAGGGCCTATGAAGCTATAAGCAAGGAGATGAAGGGCAAGCGGCATGTCGTTCAGAAGGGGATTTGGCTGCTTAAGCATAAAGGGCGTCCATTCGATATCAGGCTCATGATTCAACGGCGGCCTAGGGGCGGCTTTGAAACAACCGGTACTTTCACCAGAGTGGCACATCCCCGCAAAATCGTGACGAATGGAAGCCAGGGAGGCACGATTTATGCAACCGATGACGTATTGCGCCAATTTGCTGGAACCGCAAAGCGTAAGGAATTGTATCGCCGCATGAACGATCTTGCGCAACGGACCATAAAACGGCTGCGGGGCAGATTCACTGAAATTAAGGAGCTTGGCCTCGATTATGCTATCGACAGCAGCCTGAAGCCATGGATTCTTGAGGTGAACACGTTACCGGATGCGGCTCCGTTTACGCTCCTGAAGGATAAGAGCATCGTCCGGCGGATCGTCCGATATGGCAAAGCGTATGGTAAAACTTATAAACTGGTCTGCAAAAAAGCCAAGCGCGGCATATAG
- a CDS encoding SDR family NAD(P)-dependent oxidoreductase, whose amino-acid sequence MKNVLITGGTDGIGKGIALDYFRKGHRVFVIGSSSAKGETLYNEAERIKGEGKITFMQADLSLIHENERIIKKLNSEIDMLDHVILCATSYKSQKNLFTTEEGYEFNFALSYLSRFILSYGLTHLLERSSEPIILNVCAPGMKGKVNFDDVQHPTTRILFHNSRLNDLLGVSFEQRNKGSRIKYILYNPWAVQTTGWYEAIENPIKKKVMKLVYGIVGKSVEEGVKPIIYLLEHPPKDYLTAFKLEKRVHLTMETFDPAKAERLHKITEQLLGEIFNSTQIALADQV is encoded by the coding sequence ATGAAAAATGTTCTTATAACTGGTGGTACTGACGGTATTGGCAAAGGTATAGCATTAGATTATTTTAGAAAAGGGCATCGAGTTTTTGTAATTGGAAGTTCATCCGCTAAGGGCGAAACACTTTATAATGAAGCTGAACGAATAAAGGGGGAAGGGAAAATCACCTTTATGCAAGCGGATTTAAGTCTTATACATGAAAATGAAAGAATAATAAAGAAATTAAATAGTGAGATTGACATGTTGGATCACGTTATTTTATGTGCTACAAGCTATAAATCCCAAAAAAATCTATTTACAACTGAAGAAGGTTATGAATTTAATTTTGCATTGAGCTATTTGAGTAGATTCATTCTAAGCTATGGTTTAACTCATTTATTGGAGCGTTCAAGTGAACCGATCATACTGAATGTATGTGCACCGGGCATGAAAGGTAAAGTTAACTTCGATGATGTACAACATCCAACGACAAGAATATTGTTCCATAATAGCCGTTTAAATGATTTATTGGGGGTTTCATTCGAACAAAGAAACAAGGGCAGTCGAATTAAATATATTCTATATAACCCCTGGGCCGTACAAACGACTGGATGGTATGAAGCGATAGAAAATCCTATTAAGAAAAAAGTAATGAAGCTCGTTTATGGAATCGTTGGAAAATCAGTCGAAGAAGGGGTTAAACCGATTATCTATTTATTAGAGCACCCACCTAAAGATTATTTAACTGCATTCAAGTTGGAAAAAAGGGTCCATTTGACGATGGAAACATTCGATCCTGCAAAAGCAGAGAGACTTCATAAAATTACTGAGCAACTGTTGGGCGAAATCTTCAATTCAACTCAAATTGCGCTTGCTGATCAAGTTTGA
- a CDS encoding cupin domain-containing protein, whose protein sequence is MNKHNAQYYISKLGLLPHPEGGYYKRTFESEEQTSDQELSVEFEGKRKLYTSIYFLLGSDDISHFHRLKSDELWYYHAGSPLTVHVIDEDGVYKEYKLGIDLENGEVPQVLVPKNSIFGSSVKDEDTFSLVGCMVSPGFEFQDFELFTQDELLAKYPQHQDIIMKLAYDLVPA, encoded by the coding sequence TTGAACAAACATAATGCACAATATTACATATCTAAACTTGGGCTGCTTCCTCATCCAGAGGGAGGGTATTATAAAAGAACATTTGAATCCGAAGAACAAACTTCAGATCAAGAATTATCCGTCGAATTTGAAGGTAAAAGAAAGCTTTATACGAGCATCTACTTTTTATTAGGCTCAGATGACATTTCTCATTTCCATCGTTTGAAATCCGATGAATTATGGTATTATCACGCGGGAAGTCCTTTAACCGTTCATGTTATTGATGAAGATGGAGTATATAAGGAGTATAAATTAGGAATAGACTTGGAGAATGGAGAGGTTCCTCAAGTACTCGTTCCAAAAAACTCGATCTTTGGTTCATCGGTCAAGGATGAAGATACATTCTCTCTGGTAGGATGCATGGTTTCGCCTGGTTTTGAATTTCAGGATTTTGAATTGTTTACACAGGATGAACTATTGGCTAAATACCCGCAGCATCAAGATATTATCATGAAGTTAGCCTACGATTTAGTTCCAGCATAG